CGGGCCGCCCAGGAACAGCCGCCCGGCCAGCTCACCCGGCGCGGGATCGCCCGGGCCACGCACGTCCAGGGGCTCGGGTACCAGGGTGATCGGTTGCTGGTCGAGGGGCGGCAGGGACAGCTCCGGCATGGTGACCTCCACTTTCACTGGCGGACGGCGCGTTTCTCACTGGCGGGCGGCGCGTTCGAACAGGTTGGCGGCCCGCAGCGGATCACCGTGCAGCCGGTGCATCTCGGCGGCCCGGGCCAGGTCCCCGGCAATCTCCAGGTCCAGCGCGTCGTCGCGCCAGGTGCGCCGCGGCGCACCGGAGTCCCGGGTGATCCGGCCCCAGCCGCGGCGCAGCGGCCGCAGCACGGCAGCGCCCTCCGCGCGGCGCGGGGCGGGACGGGCCGGTTTCTTCGGGGTGAGGCTGTCCAGCGTGGCGGTGACCGAGCCGGGCAGCTGCAGGTCGAACTCCGGCGGCTCGCCCACCCACAGCTCCCAGCTGGGCCGCCGCCGGGCCAGGTCGAAGCGGAGCACCGCGTCCGGCAGCACCACCACGGCGTGCCGGTCGTCGACCTCGAACAGCTCGGTGCGCGCCGCCGGTGGCAGCCGCGGGCTCATCCGGTGCCCGAGCGGCAGGTAGAGCAGGCCGGGCCCGGCGCAGACCAGCGGTGCGCCGACCGGCAGCCGGTCCAGCACACCGCCGGCCGCGGTCAGCAGGTGCCGGTCCCGGCCCGGCACCACGGTGGCCACCTCGGCCAGCGGGTGCCCGTCCAGCAGCAGCGGCAGGAACTCCAGATCCTGGTCGTCGAGCAGGATCGCGTCGACCCGCTGCGGGCCGGCCGTGCGGGTGGGCAGCACGTGCACCTCGGGCGCCTCGATGGCGGTGTGGTCGCCGGACAGCGGCGGGGAGACCAGCCGCGGGGCGTCGCGCAGCCGGGCCAGGCTGTCGCTGGGCGCGAACCCGGTGCCCGCCGGGGTGAGCCGCCAGCAGCCGAAGCTGGCGTCGGCGAGGACGTGCGCGTCGTCCTCGACCAGCGCGGCGAGGCGTTCGTCGGGGATCGGGGCGGCCAGGTCGTACTGGATGAGAACCTCGGCGTCGGCGCCGCCGGACCGGCATACCACGGTGAGCGGGCGGCGCATCAGCCCGGACAGGTAGGACGGTGGCAGGTGCCCGTGCGGCGCGCTCACCCGCACCTCGATCATGGCGGTCACCCCGGGAACCGCGTCGTCCGCCGGGAACAGCGGTCGCAGCGTCACCGGCCGGTGCCGCAGCTCCAATTCAAGATCAAGACCTCGGCGTACGGCGGACGCCACCTCCGCCCCGGGCATCAGCACCACTGCCTGCCGCAGCGGATGCCGGGTGGCCGGCTGCAGCCCGGCCAGGCGTACCACGGTCAGCGGCGGCACCGGCGTGAGCCCGGCCCGAGCCGGCCCGGTCCCCGGGCCGGAGTGGGCGGGCGGCGGGCCGAACCCGCGATCCCTGACGAACCGGTCACCGGTGTCCACCTGGGGCTGGCCGCCGGCCGCCAGCACCAGCTCCCGGCAGACCGCCAGGTCGACCGGTGCGGAGATCCAGAACGAGCGGCTCTCCCGGTGCGCCAGCACGGTGATCGTCTCGCGCGGGGTCAGGGCGAGCAACTCGCCGAGGAAGGCGAGCGCGCCGGCTGCCGTACCGAACCGGCCGGCGCTGCGCGGCTCCCGCGAGATCCCGGTCATCACTACCTCGTCTCCTGCTCGTAGGGCGGCAGCCCGGTGCCCAGGTGCTGCTGTGACCAGGCCGCCCAGCGGTCGGCGGCCCGGCGGCGACGCCCGCGCACCGACGCCGCGAAGATCAGCGCGGCCTGGTCGTAGCGGTGCGCGGCGGTGGCCAGGGCCACCGACCAGTCCTCGATGCGCTGGTCGGCGCGGGTCTCCCGGTTGGCGAGCGCGGCGGCGGCGGTGGCCAGCAGCGGGATCGCGGCCCGCAGGTCGCCGTCCTCGGCGACCCGGCAGCGGGCCAGCACCAGGTTGGCGGCGAGCGGGTCGGCGCCCCGCTCCCGGGCCATCTTGGCCAGCATGACCCGGGCCTGTTCCGGGTCGTTCAGCCGGTGCACGAGCAGCCAGGCGCCGTCCTCGTGCCGGCCGCCGGCCGCGTGCGCGGCGGCCGCCTCCCGCAACATGTCCAGCCGGGTGTAGAGGGCGGCCGCCTGGCGATAGGCGCCGGCCTCGTAGTAGCAGCGGGCCGCCTCGGCCGGCGCCTTCGCCGCCTCGTAGCACTGGGCGGCGTTCTCCAGCAGATCGCGCCTACTCACGCCGGCGGTCGTCCCGCTCGCGGACCGGCTCGGTCTCCCGCGGCGCCTGCTGCCGGTCGGCCGGCAGGGTCTCCGCGACGGCCGGCGCCTCCCGGGTGACCAGCGGGTTCGGGTCGACCACCCGGCCCACGTCGGCGGCGATCCGATCGTGCCGGGTGTCGTGGTCGGCGGCCCGCGGGCCACCCTCGGTCTCGTCCACGCTGAAGATCTCCACCTCACCGGTCTCGGTGCGATAGCGGAATCGGACCCGTACCCGCATGCCGTCCCCCTCAGGCGCCGATCTCGAACTGGATGTCGACGACGCCGTTCTCCTCGGTCATCACCAGGTTGGTGGCACCGCGTACCCGGGCGTACGCCATGATCGCGTCCCGGTACGCCTCGGCCAGCACGGCGTGGAACGCGGCCCGCCCGGCCGCGCCCACCTCGGTGATCAGCGCGGCGGCCTTGCGCCGCAGCTCCGCCGAGACCACCGCCCGGTCGTGGGCGAGCTTGGCGTCGGCCTCCTGCCCGGCGGCCGCCTCCAGGTCACCGCCGTGCTCGCGCTCGGCCGCCGCGTACGCCCGCAGCCGTTCCGTCTCCTCGGCCCGGTCCAGGTTCTCGGCGAGGTTCCGCCGGGCCTCCCGGCGGGCGTCGGCCGGGGTCAGCCGGCCCCACCCGTCGTCGTAGTAGACGCCCTCGCCGCTCGCCGACACCTCGGTGTCGATGGACCCGGACACCCGGGTCGCCGCCCGGCCGGTGGCCGCGATCCGGTCCCGCACCTGCGCGACGATCTCCAGCTCGCGCCGGTCCAGGTGGTACGCCACGTACCCGCCGTCCAGCTCCAGCCGGTACGTCTCCCCGTCCCGCCGCCACGCCGGGCTGCGTTCCAGCACCCGCTCCAGCGCGATCAGCGTCGGCCGGCCCAGCGACGCGCCGAGGTTCTCCGCGATCCGGGCCTCGCCGAGCACCTCCGCGCTGCGCTGGACCACCCGCTCCAGCTGCCGCTCCCACTCCTGCGCCAGGTGCCGGGTGGCGCTGACCTGGATCCGCCGTGGATTACACATTCCAGACGTCCTCTCCGGTGACCTGCTCGCGCAGCCGTTCCATGACCTCCCGCTGGGTACGCCCGATCTCGGCCAGCTCCATCGCGGCGTGCGGGTAGTGCGTCTGGGTCTCGTGCCGCAGCGCCCCCAGCCGGCGCATCACCTCGCGGTGCTCCTCGACCGACCGGACCTGCTCCAGTTGCAGCCGCAGGTGCCGCAGGTCGTACGTGATCTCCGGCAGGTCCCGCACATCGGCCGCGGTCCGGTCCAGCGGGATGCCCTGCGACTCGATGATCCGGCGGATCGACACCTCGTCCTGCGGGCTGCCCCACATGTGCACGATCGGCGCCAGGTCCTCCACGCTCGCCCGGGCCCGGCCGCCGAGCAGCGCGGAGGCGGCGATCGCCTTCTGCGACTTGACCGCCCGCCGGTCGGAGAAGTCGATGCCCTCCTCGCGGAACGCGTACAGCAGCTTGGTCAGCGGCTCCCGGACCGGGTCCAGGTCGATGCCGAGGATGGCCCGTTGCAGGGTGCGCAGCTGCTCCAGCGGGAACCGGCCGGTCGCCGCGGACGCGGCCGCCTGCTCACCGCGCCAGCCGAGCGCGAGCATGTGCTCGATGGCGTCCTCGGGCACGTAGTCGAGCCGGCAGCGGAACAGGAACCGGTCGCAGAACGCCTCCAGGACCGGGTCGTCGGGCATCTCGTTGGACGCGCCGAAGATGCTCAGCAGGTCGGTGCGGATGAAGTCGGCGCCGTTGTGGAAGACCCGCTCGTTCACGATGGTCAGCAGCGAGTTCAGGATGGCGCTGCTGCCCTGGAAGATCTCGTCGAGGAAGGCCAGCTTGGACTCCGGCAGCATGCCCGCCGTCTTCACCTGGTAGACGCCGTCCTCCTGGAACTTCTTCACGTCCACCGGGCCGAACAGCTCGGCCGGCTCGGTGAACTTGGTCAGCAGGTACTGGAAGCAGTGGGTGTCCAGCATGGCGGCGTACCGCTGCAGCAGCCCGGTCTTGGCGGTGCCGGGCGGCCCGATCAGCAGCGCGTGCTCCTGGCAGAGCGTGGCCAGCGCGACCACGTCGAGCACCTGGTCCCGGTCGGCGAACTCGTTCTTGATGTCCTCGACCCGCCGGACGAACGTCCGGGCCAGCAGCAGCAGGTCGCGGTCCAGCACGTCGGTCATGCGGGCTCCTCGGTAGACGGCGTCGCGCTCAGCACGATCATGCGGGGGCGGTGGCCGGGCCGGCGCGGCTGCGTCTGGTCCCGGTCCACGTCACGTTCCTGCGCGGCCCGCCGCTGCAGGCCGATCAGGGTGCCCAGCCGGTACGCGTCGGCCGGCACCGGCGGCTCGCCGACCAGCTCGTCGGCCCGCGCGTCCCGGAAGATCGACCGGATCTCGTCGCCGTTCATCTTCTCGGTGGCCCGGGCGATCCCGTCCAGCAGCTCGTCGCTGACCGGCACCTCGAAGTGGTCGGCGTGCACCCGGGCGATGTGCCGGCGGGCCGGCTCGTCGGGCAGGTCGATCCGGATCGGCTTGAACCGGCTGGGGCGCAGCAGCGCGTCGTCGATGATGTCGATCCGGTTGGTGGTGCCGATCACCACCACCGGCACCTCCGGGCGGAACCCGTCCATCTCGGTGAGCAGCTGCGCCACCATGGCGTTGCCGGCCCGGTTGCCGCCGTCGTCGCGGCCGCTGCGCCGGGACGCGATCGAGTCGAACTCGTCGAAGACGATCACGGCGGGGGCGTTCCGGCGGGCCTCGGCGAAGATCTCCCGGACCTTGCGCTCGCCCTCCCCGACGTACATGTCGGTGATCTCCGGGCCGGAGACGACCAGGATGGTGGCGTCGAAGGCGTTCGCTATCGCCTTGGCGAACAGCGTCTTCCCGGTGCCCGGCGGCCCGTGGAAGATGAACCCGCGGGGCACCAGGTCGTGCCGCATCCGCTCGGGCAGGTCGTCGGCGAACCGGATGATCTTCAGGGCGCGGTGCAGCTCCCGCTTGATGTCGTCGTAACCACCGATCGCGGTGAAGCTGACGTTCGGCACCTCGAAGGCACTGGAGGTGCGCGCCTTGAACGTGCGCAGCTCGGCGATCAGCACCTCGAACGTGGAGGTGGTGCCCCGGTGCTGGTGGTAGGCGTAGCGCAGGGCGTGCCGCAGCCGTACCGCGTTGAACCCGGCGATGTGCTTGTAGAGCGTCATCGGGTCGAACCCGCGGAACAGCGCCGCCTCGTCCCGGGTGACCAGGGCGGTCCCGGCCGGCACCCGGTCGCCGCTCTGGGTGCGCACCTCGCGCGGCAGGATGTCGATCGCCACCCGGACCGCGAACCGGTTGGCCAGCACCTCCGGGATCACCAGCGACGGGTCGGTGAAGGCGAGCAGCACGCAGCCACTGCGCTCGTAGAGCACGTCGGTCAGCTCCCGCGCCTCGGCGTTCAGGGTCGCGTCGCTGCCCCCGGCGAGCAGGTCGAGGTGCGGCACCACCACGACGTCGGCCGGTTTGGCGTCCCGGACCAGGGTCTGCAACCCGGCCAGCACCTGCTGCCGCCGGCTCGGTGCGATGCCCAGCACGTCGCTGGCCGGCTCGGTCGCCTCCACCGTGCGCACCCGCCGCCCGGCCCGCCCGGCGATCTCCGCGACCAGGTGCTCGACCAGCAGTTTCTCGCAGCGGATCAACACCGAGAGACCACTGTCCAGGTACGCCGCGGCCCGGGTGATCTCCAGGTCGTGGGCGATCAGCACGACCCGCCGATCGTCGAGCTCCGCCGGATGCCCGTCGTCGGCGAGCACCACGCCGGACGCCTTCGCCTCGGTGGGCTCCGCCTGCTGCGGAGCGGTAACGGTACGCCCGGCCACCTCGATCCCCGGCGGCCAGTACATCGCCCGGGCCGGGTCCGGATCCTCGATCAGCAGGTGCAGGCGGCTCACCCGGATCGTCAGGTCGGCCGGGGTGAGCGGCTCACCGACGAACGCCGGTTGCTCACGCAGCAGCTCACCGAGGGTCAGGCCGTCGTCGGCCAGCACGTGGGCGTCCTCGAAGCCGGCCCGGGCCAGCGGCACCACGACCAGTTCACGGCGGCGCGGCGTCATGTCAGGTTCCCTCCGTTCAGCGCCCGGGCCAGGGCCACGGCGCTCTGGTGGCCGTCCAGGAACGGCCGGGCGGCGAGCGGGCGGGCCGGGTCCGCGTCGATCGCGGCCAGCGGCGCCCAGTACCGGGCGGTGCTCGGGTCCGGCCGGTCGGCGCCGACCAGCCGGTCCCACTCGGCGGCGTGGCGCAACCGGGCCAGCACGTAGACGTCGATGACGAACGACCGGTGCGCGTGCCGGAACCGGTCCAGCAGTTCGCCCCGCCAGCGGCGCACCGCGGCGTCCGGGTGCGGGGCGGCCAGCACCCCGGCCAGCACCGCCGGCCCGCGCGGGCGGGACAGCAGCTCCGCCGCGGTGCCGACGGCCACGCCGTCGGTGCCGTCCGCCGGGCGGTGCAGCACCTGGGTGAGCGTGGCGGCCCGCAGCAGCGCGTCGATCAGGGCGGGTTCCAGCTGGAACGCGCTGACCGCGCCGCGACGCGGTTCGAGGACCGGCCGGAGTACGGCGTACCGGCACAACTGGTCGGTCCAGCCCCGCCCCGGCGTCTCGGCGGCCGCCTCGGCCAGCCGCAACGCCACCTTCCGATCGCCCCGGGCGCCGACCGCCGCCGCCAGCAGCAACGCGCCCAGCCCGAGCCGGCAGCCGTCGTCGCCGAGCCGCGACCGGCCCGCCCCGAGCCGGGCGCCGGTGTGCGCCGCCATGTCCCGCAGCCGCGCCAGCGTGCCGGGCTCCGGTGCGGCCAGACCCGTCGTCTCACCCATCCCGCCCAGCGGGGGCGGCCCGCTCGGCCGGCCGCACCAGACCAGCACCCGGTTCGCCGTCTCCAACGCCGTGGTCATCCGCTCACCCCGTACGGGATCAGCGCCAGCTCCCGTCCCCGGCGGGCGTAGAACCGCAGTGTCCACCCGCCGTCGTCGAGGTTGAGCAGCCCGGCCACCTGCCACGGCCGCCGGTACGTCCGCAGGTGCAGCTCCACGTCGGCGCTGGAGAGCCCGAACCGGTCGGTGGCCGGGAACAGGTGGGTGTGCCACCAGCCGAGCAGCCGGTCGCCGGGCCGCCGGGACAGCGCGTGGTTGGCCCGCAGGAAGCTCTCCGCGGTGAAGGTGAGCCGGACCGTGGAGGCGGCGGTGCGCTGCGCCGGCAGCACGTCGTCGATCAGCACCAGATGCCGCCCGGCCCGGCTGGTGTCCCGGCACAGCCGGCCGACCAGGAAGCCGCCCGACTCCACCTCGGTCGAGTGCGGCAGCTCCGCCGTCAGCTTCCGGTACGCCGCCCCGGCCAGCACCACCGCCAGGTCGTCACCGGCGTCCGGCGGCGCGCCCAGTCTCGTCCCGTCCGCCTCCGGCGCCTCCTCGTCGGGCAGCTCCTCGACCCGCGACATGGCCGGTTCCTCCGCGCCGGCCGCCGCCGCGATCAGCCGGGCGTCCGACGGCGACGGTTTCCGCGGCGCCTCCGGGATGCCGCTGATCCCGAACCCCCAGTGCGTCTCCTCCGGGGCGAGCCGGCTGAGCAGCGCCCGCAGTGGCCCGGTCATCAGCTCGCGCAGCGAGTGCAGGTGCTGGTAGAGCACCTTGCCGTCGCGGGTGATCCGGACGTGCACGTACCCGAAGGCACGTTGCAGGTTGACCACCGACGGCCGGCCGGAGGGCCGCTGATCGTCGTTGATCCGGTGGAAGGTGAGCTGGAACTCGGTGTCGTCGAGCCGCTGGCCGAGCATCCGCTCGAAGGCGGCCTGCAGCACGGCGAGCAGGTCTAGCCGGCCGACGCTGACGTAGTCGTCGGACCGGTAGATGTCCAGGCTCGGCTGCATCGGATCCCGATCAGTCCAGGGACTCGATGACATTCGGGTACTCCGGCTCGCGGACCCGCCGGGCCAGCGGCCGGCCGCCGACCGCCTCGATCGCCGCCTGGTTGCCGTGCGCCCAGGCGGCCGCCGTGGCATCGAAGAAGTTCGCCCGCACCTCGGCACCCTCCAGGGTCACGTCGCCGGTCGGCTGGAACAGGTCGTAGTTGCGGTACCCGGCGATCTCCACCAGGGTCTGGCACACCTCGCGCAGGTCCAGGCCCGGATACCAGCCCTCGGAGAGCATCCCGAGGCAGACCAGGCCCTGCGCGTTCGGCTCGGCGCGGGCCGCGTCGCTGTCATAGTTCGGGTAGACGTTCGGGTGGAAGACCGGGGACAGCCAGAACACCGTCGGCGCCTTCTCCGGGAACTCCGGGCCGAGCTGCATCAGCACCTCGTGGTGGTCGACCCGGACCGGCTCGCCGCCGGGCACCCGGGGCGGGCCGAAGCCGGGCTGCTCGAAGGCGAACTCGTACTCGGTGGGCAGGGTCGGCGAATTGGCGGCCACCACGAAACCCGGGTGGTTGCCGGCGTACCCGAGGATCTGCCGTTTCGCCCGGTACAGCGCGTCCTGCCGGTCCAGCGGGTTGACCACGCCGGCGGTGCCCTCGAACCCGATCCGGAAGCTGTCGCCGTCCCGGATCCCGGCCTCGTGCAGCGTCTGATCGGCGTCCAGCCGGTGCCGCTCGCCCTCCTCGTCGAGCCGGTCCACCACCGTCGGGCGTATCCCGGCGTCGCCCAGCGAGGTGTACTCCCGGACCACGTCACCGGCCAACCCGCCGACGGTCTGCTGGGCCGGCGCGTCGGTGACCCGGAACCGCGAGCCGTCCGGCCCCTGGAAGAACAGCTCCCGGAACAGGTAGTCCGGCTCACCCGGCGCGACCAGGATGAACGCCAGGTCGGTGGTGATCAGCCGGCGCCGGGCCGCGGCCACGTCCCCGGTGTTGATCCGGTAGGACGCCGCGGTGCCCGTCGACCACACCTCCTCCGGCCCCAGGCCCAGCGCCTCCAGCGTGCCGCGCACCCGGGCCAGGTCCTCCTCGGTACGGGCCCGGCAGATCACGTGGCACTGCCCGGGCACCGGCTTGGCCGTCGCCGGGAACGGCAGCACCGCCGCGGCCCGCGCCTTCAGTTTCGGCTCCAGCTCCGGGGCGTCCTCGCCGAACAGCCCGTACCGCTCGGCCAGCCGGACACAGAGCGCGTTCTCCCGGTACCGGCGCAGGGTGGCCACGATCAGGCTCCGGTACGGCGTCGCGATGATCCCGTTGGCCAGCTCGACGAAGATGTCCTCCCACCAGTCCTCCGGGGTGGACCCGGCCCAGTTCGGGATCCGCGCCCGCGGGAACCGGATCTGCTGGACCAGCCGCAGCGCGCTGCGCTCGTCGCTGAACACCCGGGCCAGCTCGTCGCGCAGGTCGTCCTGCTCGTCGGGGGTCAGCCGGGCCTCCGGCCCGGACATGCGGAAGCGTTCCGGCTCGCCGCTCAGCGCGCCAGGCGTACCCATGTGAAGCTCCCCTTCGGCGAACGGACGGTGACGATCTCCTCGGCCGGGACGCCGAGCTCGGCGAGCCGGGTCCGCGGTGGCCGGCCGCGCAGGTCCTGGCTGACCCGCAGCCGGACCGGGCCGCCGCAGGCCGGGCACGCGACACTGCCCGGGCCCTGACCGGCGTCCGGGATCCGCTCGGTGCCGCACCGCCGGCACCGGGTCGGTATCGCGAACGGCGCCCAGGACTGCGGCTCGGCGTCCGGCTCCCCGGTCACCGCGGTGCAGGCGGCGACCAGGTCGGCGACTGTCGACCGGGCGCTCACCGGGATCGGCTGGGCCCGGCCGAGCGGGCGGTGGTGCAGGCAGTCCGGGTCGCGGGACACCCGGACCGGGGCGGTGCCGCCGGTCAGCCCGTCGATCTCCAGGAACCGCCAGGCCGGCGGCACCCCGAAGAGGATCCGCAACGCCGCCTGGGTGAGCCAGCCGGCCACTATCGAGGTGGACACGATGGACGCCGGCCGGGCCCGCTCGCCGCGCGGGGCGTCACAGCCGATCCGGGCGTCCGGATCGGCCCGCTGCCGGGCGGTCAGCGCGCACGCGTAACAGGCGTCGGCGGCCGACAGCCGGATCCGCACCTCGCCACCCCACGGCGAGGTGCCGCCGTCGACCAGCGGCGCCTCGGCCAGCGCGCACCGGCCGAGCAGCTGCAACCGGCCCTGCCGGCTGTCCAGGCAGCCGAGCGTCACCGCGCCGGCCAGCTCGCCGAGCCCGGCGCCGCGCACCAGGTCGGCCGGGCGCTGCTCGACCTCGACGCCGGGCGCCAGCCGGGCCAGCGCCGCGGCGGCCGCCGCCACCTTGGGCCGGCCCACGTCCTCCGGGCCGAACAGCACGCAGCGGCTCAGGTTGGACGCGGCGACCACGTCCGGGTCGCAGAGGACCAGCCGGCCCACCCCGGCCAGGGCCAGGTTCTTCGCCGCCTCGTTGCCGAGCGCGCCGGCCCCGCAGATCACCACCGTCGCGGCGGCGAGGCGGTCCTGATCCCACTGCGGGACCAGGCGCTGCCGGGCGTACCGGTCCGGGGCGGTGCGGGCGGTCATCCGGCACCGAGCCGGGAGAAGGTGACCGGGCAGACCTTCAGCGCGCCGTCCGGCCGCCAGCTCTCCCAGCAGGTCAGTCCGGCCGCGGCGTCGCGGTGCACGGCCGCCGCGCAGCGCGGCGCGGCCGGCCGGCACGGGCAGATCACCACCCGCTCCTCGCGGCGCAGGGTGTGCGCGCAGAACAGGCAGCGGGCCCGGGGCATCCGGCCGCGCGGCGGCGCGAGCAGCGGGTTGCCGGCCGTCAGCGGGGTCACCGGCACGTCCGGCGCCGGGTGCCAGGCGGTCAGCAGCCCGTCGGCGAACGCCGCCGCGTCACCCTCTTTCGCCTCGCCGGCCGGCGGCTCGGCGCCCGGGCAGCCGGTGGCCGGCGCCAGGTGCGTCGGCCGGCCGCCCGCCTCGGCGAACCGCACCCGGTCACCGCGGCGGAAGGTGTGCCCGCACGCGTCGCAGAAGTTGTGGTTCCACCAGGAGGTGAGCACCGTCGTCGCCACGCCGGAGGCGGCCGTCTCGGTCGCCGGCGGCCGGAACGGCGCGCTCAGGCCGGCCACGAAGTCCGCCGGACCGGTCACCCGCACAGCATCTGCTCCGTCGGTCCGCCGCCGAGCTCGCGCAGCAGCGCCTCCAGCTCGGCCGGGCGCAGGGCGTCGCCGAGGATCCGCACACCGTCGTCGTCGCAGTCGATCCGCAGCCGGATCAGTCGCCCGTCCGGATGGTCGGCATACTCCTCGGCACTGATCAGATCGGGCAGTGACTCGACGAAGATGTTCTCGTGCACGGCAGCATCACCAACGCCCCGGAATAGACGCGCGGCAGTGGGGACACGCCCCACCGGCGAGCGTGACTGACAGTGTCTCCCACAGGCCTCGGGCTATCAATTCCCTGTCACAACCCGGACACCTGGTATTACGTCCCTCCGGGCCGAGCGCCCGTTCCACATACACGAATCGCAGACCCGCCTCGCGGCCGATCTCCCGCGCCCGGCGCAGGCTTTCCGGCGCCGTCGGATCCTGCCGCAGCATCCGGTATTCCGGCGTGAAACGCAGCAGATGCCACGGCATTGTTTGATCGATTTCGGCCAGCCGACCGGCGATCGCGCGAAGATCGGATTCCCGGTCGCTGATTCCCGGGATCAGCGGGGTGCTGATCTCCACCCACACCCCGGCCGCGCGCAGCCGCCGCACGGTGTCCAGCACCGGCCCCAGCGGCGCCCCGGTCAGGCGCCGGTGCGCCGCGTCGGTGGCCGCCTTGACGTCGATGTTCACCGCGGCCAGCACCGGCGCGACCAGATCCGCGCCGGCGGCGGTGAGGAAGCCGTTGCTCTTCCAGAGGATCGGCAGGTCGTGCGGCGCGGCCCGGTCGGCCAGCTCCAGGGTGAGCTCGACGGCCAGGCTCGGCTCCGAGTAGGACAGGCCGATCGCCGCCCGCTCCCGGTCCGCCCGGGCCACTATCGCCGCCGGCTCCGCCGCGGACCCGGTCCACGGTACGGCCGGATCCCGCCCGAACTGGGAAAGGCGGTAATTCAGGCAGTAGTTGCAGCGGAAACTGCACCCGGGACCGGCGACGGTCAGCACCTTCCGCCCCGGCCAGGCGTGGTAGAACGGCTTGCGCTCGATCGCGTCCAGATGCGCCACGGCCGGCGACCCGGCCGCCGTGCGCAGCACCCCGCCGTCGTTGCGGCGCACCGCGCACCGGCCGCTCTCGCCGGGCGCCAGCACACACTCGTGCGGGCACAGCTCGCACCGCACCCGGCCGTCCGGCAGCGCGGTGCCGAGCAGCGCCGGCTGCCAGAGCGGAAGCGGGATCACGGTCATCTCAGGCCACCGGCGCCAGCAGGACGGCGACCGCCGCGGCCAGCTCCTCGGAGCTGGGGTGCGGGCCGAGGTGGGCGTGGTACCGGCCGGCCGTGCCCCGCGGCGGCGGGTCGGCCGGCAGGTACGCGGAGAGCACCCGCAGCTGCGGCCCGGGCACCACCTGCTGGTCGCGGATCAGGTGGTGCTGGGTGAGCAGGGCGGTCACCGGCGGCCGCTGGGCGGTAGCGGTGGCCAGCGCCCGGGCCAGGTCCGGCGGGCGCAGCGTACGGGTGGTCCACAGCGCCGTGAGATCGGTGGGCTCGTCCAGGCTCACCGCGTGCTCGGGGCGGTCCAGGCAGACCAGCATCGGCGCCCGGCCGGACTCCCACAGCGTGGTCGCCACGACGTGCCCGGCGGTCCGCAGCACCGTCTCCACCGGCCCGAACGTGGCCGGCGTGGTGTCCAGG
This window of the Actinoplanes oblitus genome carries:
- a CDS encoding molecular chaperone DnaJ → MCNPRRIQVSATRHLAQEWERQLERVVQRSAEVLGEARIAENLGASLGRPTLIALERVLERSPAWRRDGETYRLELDGGYVAYHLDRRELEIVAQVRDRIAATGRAATRVSGSIDTEVSASGEGVYYDDGWGRLTPADARREARRNLAENLDRAEETERLRAYAAAEREHGGDLEAAAGQEADAKLAHDRAVVSAELRRKAAALITEVGAAGRAAFHAVLAEAYRDAIMAYARVRGATNLVMTEENGVVDIQFEIGA
- a CDS encoding AAA family ATPase, which gives rise to MTDVLDRDLLLLARTFVRRVEDIKNEFADRDQVLDVVALATLCQEHALLIGPPGTAKTGLLQRYAAMLDTHCFQYLLTKFTEPAELFGPVDVKKFQEDGVYQVKTAGMLPESKLAFLDEIFQGSSAILNSLLTIVNERVFHNGADFIRTDLLSIFGASNEMPDDPVLEAFCDRFLFRCRLDYVPEDAIEHMLALGWRGEQAAASAATGRFPLEQLRTLQRAILGIDLDPVREPLTKLLYAFREEGIDFSDRRAVKSQKAIAASALLGGRARASVEDLAPIVHMWGSPQDEVSIRRIIESQGIPLDRTAADVRDLPEITYDLRHLRLQLEQVRSVEEHREVMRRLGALRHETQTHYPHAAMELAEIGRTQREVMERLREQVTGEDVWNV
- a CDS encoding ATP-binding protein translates to MTPRRRELVVVPLARAGFEDAHVLADDGLTLGELLREQPAFVGEPLTPADLTIRVSRLHLLIEDPDPARAMYWPPGIEVAGRTVTAPQQAEPTEAKASGVVLADDGHPAELDDRRVVLIAHDLEITRAAAYLDSGLSVLIRCEKLLVEHLVAEIAGRAGRRVRTVEATEPASDVLGIAPSRRQQVLAGLQTLVRDAKPADVVVVPHLDLLAGGSDATLNAEARELTDVLYERSGCVLLAFTDPSLVIPEVLANRFAVRVAIDILPREVRTQSGDRVPAGTALVTRDEAALFRGFDPMTLYKHIAGFNAVRLRHALRYAYHQHRGTTSTFEVLIAELRTFKARTSSAFEVPNVSFTAIGGYDDIKRELHRALKIIRFADDLPERMRHDLVPRGFIFHGPPGTGKTLFAKAIANAFDATILVVSGPEITDMYVGEGERKVREIFAEARRNAPAVIVFDEFDSIASRRSGRDDGGNRAGNAMVAQLLTEMDGFRPEVPVVVIGTTNRIDIIDDALLRPSRFKPIRIDLPDEPARRHIARVHADHFEVPVSDELLDGIARATEKMNGDEIRSIFRDARADELVGEPPVPADAYRLGTLIGLQRRAAQERDVDRDQTQPRRPGHRPRMIVLSATPSTEEPA
- a CDS encoding JAB N-terminal domain-containing protein, with the protein product MQPSLDIYRSDDYVSVGRLDLLAVLQAAFERMLGQRLDDTEFQLTFHRINDDQRPSGRPSVVNLQRAFGYVHVRITRDGKVLYQHLHSLRELMTGPLRALLSRLAPEETHWGFGISGIPEAPRKPSPSDARLIAAAAGAEEPAMSRVEELPDEEAPEADGTRLGAPPDAGDDLAVVLAGAAYRKLTAELPHSTEVESGGFLVGRLCRDTSRAGRHLVLIDDVLPAQRTAASTVRLTFTAESFLRANHALSRRPGDRLLGWWHTHLFPATDRFGLSSADVELHLRTYRRPWQVAGLLNLDDGGWTLRFYARRGRELALIPYGVSG
- a CDS encoding effector-associated domain EAD1-containing protein, coding for MGTPGALSGEPERFRMSGPEARLTPDEQDDLRDELARVFSDERSALRLVQQIRFPRARIPNWAGSTPEDWWEDIFVELANGIIATPYRSLIVATLRRYRENALCVRLAERYGLFGEDAPELEPKLKARAAAVLPFPATAKPVPGQCHVICRARTEEDLARVRGTLEALGLGPEEVWSTGTAASYRINTGDVAAARRRLITTDLAFILVAPGEPDYLFRELFFQGPDGSRFRVTDAPAQQTVGGLAGDVVREYTSLGDAGIRPTVVDRLDEEGERHRLDADQTLHEAGIRDGDSFRIGFEGTAGVVNPLDRQDALYRAKRQILGYAGNHPGFVVAANSPTLPTEYEFAFEQPGFGPPRVPGGEPVRVDHHEVLMQLGPEFPEKAPTVFWLSPVFHPNVYPNYDSDAARAEPNAQGLVCLGMLSEGWYPGLDLREVCQTLVEIAGYRNYDLFQPTGDVTLEGAEVRANFFDATAAAWAHGNQAAIEAVGGRPLARRVREPEYPNVIESLD
- a CDS encoding HesA/MoeB/ThiF family protein, whose product is MTARTAPDRYARQRLVPQWDQDRLAAATVVICGAGALGNEAAKNLALAGVGRLVLCDPDVVAASNLSRCVLFGPEDVGRPKVAAAAAALARLAPGVEVEQRPADLVRGAGLGELAGAVTLGCLDSRQGRLQLLGRCALAEAPLVDGGTSPWGGEVRIRLSAADACYACALTARQRADPDARIGCDAPRGERARPASIVSTSIVAGWLTQAALRILFGVPPAWRFLEIDGLTGGTAPVRVSRDPDCLHHRPLGRAQPIPVSARSTVADLVAACTAVTGEPDAEPQSWAPFAIPTRCRRCGTERIPDAGQGPGSVACPACGGPVRLRVSQDLRGRPPRTRLAELGVPAEEIVTVRSPKGSFTWVRLAR
- a CDS encoding radical SAM-modified peptide, FtsH ternary system-associated is translated as MHENIFVESLPDLISAEEYADHPDGRLIRLRIDCDDDGVRILGDALRPAELEALLRELGGGPTEQMLCG